One genomic segment of Arachis duranensis cultivar V14167 chromosome 4, aradu.V14167.gnm2.J7QH, whole genome shotgun sequence includes these proteins:
- the LOC107482380 gene encoding probable xyloglucan galactosyltransferase GT14 — translation MEKPSIMISRTCCYDHQLGFLTLISLLLCTIIVTHFNHSPSLELVFNNNGEQVDPCHGRYVYVHDLPPRFNRYLIDHCDSLTRGTDKPNMCPYMENMGFGPKLNSSSSKSPELFTNSNWYETNQFSLELIFHHKIKNYKCLTNDSSVASAIFVPFYAGLDVSRFLWVSNLTVRDASGRDLARWLSCQKEWKRMWGRDHFVISGRISWDFRRQHNTLSDWGSNFRFLPESMNMSMLAVEGSSWNNDYAVPYPTSFHPLKESEIVEWQRKIRNRERPHLFTFTGAPRPEIEDSIRGKVIQHCRSSRACKFIDCSYGKEKCEDPVNVIMEFGDSVFCLQPPGDSYTRRSIFDSMVAGCVPVFFHPGTAYSQYRWNLPQNRTKYSVYIPVRDVKEWNEKNISVEKVLMAIPEDEVVALREEVIKLIPSIIYADPRSNIEDAFDLAVKGILERIERVREAIRNGRDPSIGFADEDHYKYTFSDHNHS, via the coding sequence ATGGAAAAGCCATCAATAATGATCTCAAGAACCTGCTGCTACGATCACCAACTCGGCTTTCTAACCCTCATCTCTCTCCTCTTATGTACCATAATTGTAACACACTTCAATCATTCTCCTTCACTTGAACTAGTATTCAACAACAATGGAGAACAAGTAGATCCATGCCATGGCAGGTACGTTTACGTTCACGACCTTCCCCCTCGCTTCAACCGCTACTTGATTGACCACTGCGATTCTCTAACCAGAGGAACCGATAAGCCCAACATGTGTCCGTACATGGAAAACATGGGCTTCGGCCCAAAACTCAATTCTTCCAGTTCCAAATCGCCAGAGCTTTTCACGAACAGCAATTGGTATGAAACAAACCAATTCTCCTTAGAGCTCATCTTTCAtcacaagataaaaaattacaagTGTTTGACGAATGACTCGTCGGTAGCTTCGGCGATTTTCGTTCCGTTCTACGCCGGCCTCGACGTCAGTAGATTCCTTTGGGTGTCTAATCTGACGGTCAGGGATGCTTCTGGAAGAGACCTTGCTCGCTGGCTTTCGTGTCAAAAGGAGTGGAAAAGAATGTGGGGAAGGGACCATTTCGTAATTTCTGGGAGGATTTCTTGGGACTTCAGAAGACAACATAATACTTTGTCGGATTGGGGAAGCAACTTTAGATTCTTACCGGAATCCATGAACATGTCAATGCTGGCCGTGGAAGGAAGCTCATGGAACAATGATTATGCTGTTCCATATCCAACCTCGTTTCATCCATTGAAAGAAAGTGAAATTGTTGAGTGGCAGAGGAAGATCAGGAACAGAGAGAGGCCTCACTTGTTCACCTTCACCGGCGCCCCTAGGCCTGAAATCGAGGATTCCATTAGAGGAAAAGTGATACAACATTGTAGAAGCTCGCGTGCTTGCAAATTCATTGATTGCAGCTATGGTAAAGAAAAATGTGAGGATCCTGTTAATGTTATAATGGAGTTTGGGGATTCAGTGTTCTGTTTACAGCCTCCGGGAGATTCTTACACAAGAAGGTCGATTTTCGATTCAATGGTGGCTGGTTGTGTTCCGGTTTTCTTCCACCCTGGCACGGCTTATTCGCAGTACCGATGGAATTTACCGCAGAATCGAACCAAGTATTCAGTTTATATACCTGTGAGGGATGTAAAAGAATGGAATGAGAAAAATATTAGTGTGGAGAAGGTGTTAATGGCGATTCCAGAGGATGAGGTAGTTGCATTGAGAGAGGAGGTTATTAAACTGATTCCAAGTATAATATATGCAGATCCAAGGTCTAACATTGAAGATGCATTTGATTTGGCAGTTAAAGGGATTCTTGAAAGGATAGAGAGAGTGAGGGAAGCAATTAGGAATGGGAGAGATCCTAGCATTGGTTTTGCTGATGAAGATCATTACAAGTACACATTTTCTGATCATAATCATAGCTAA